A stretch of DNA from Cannabis sativa cultivar Pink pepper isolate KNU-18-1 chromosome X, ASM2916894v1, whole genome shotgun sequence:
tatatatatatatatatcatttttttctaatcacacacgcacaacaacaacaacaataataataataataataataataataataataataataataataataataataataataataaaaataataataaaaataaactggatattacatgGAGTACACCTAGCTCATAATATTATAGAACAATAGGCCAGCCTGACGATATACTAGTGTTCTTCGATTattagtaattatatatataaacaataatTATATACGTATATAGTTCGATGTGTAGATATAGGTTAATAGTTATAATATGTATCCAAATATATTGGCGATTTCTTAGACATATAGTAAGATTATCCATGTGCTTAAGTTTTGAAAAAACAGAATAAAAGATTTAATGTCTGAATTAAGAGCCAGCTAAGGACCATGtgcaaataaataataacaaccACATCTAGTTAATATTTATCAACAAATTATATAAGGTAGTTTTTGTGTGAGAAAAAAAGACGAAATTAGCCACCCAACACAACAACATGTATAACAAAAACATAACATATATACATGCAATGAAACAATTAACAATGCACACGAACAAATAATCTTAAAAACTACAAATAATTAACGTATCAAAAATTCATTAAAGGaagaaaattaaaagatgaTATATAGATGAGTTGACCAGGCATCTTGTGGGTGAGCTACCAGCTTATTTATCACACTCCACAACGTTGAATTCTTTAATCAAAATATTCATGCTCCTTTGATGCTTagtagtaattactaattaataattaacccCATGCAATAATCACTAGCTAATTAATTACCCTTTTATTATATAAGAGTACTCTCTTGCTTATAAACTTATAAAGTCTAGCTCTTTTATTATTTCTCaacacaactcaaaataaaactatatacTACTAATATTTAGTATacttgttaattaattaattaattatcaattaaGGTAAAGATCTAAGGAAAGAGAGATGTGTGggatgttagactttttatttgagcttacattaaattttattggttttattcaAACTTAGGTTGATTTGATAGTTCTTTGTTGTGTTAGCCCATATTaatattgttggtgatcaatagcTAGTTAAtaggcttagcatctgtgtgtaaagtgtAGCTAAAGCAGAAGTGTGGActtttctagttaactgaagcATTTGATGAGCAGAcccagtccaactagggttttgtagctaagtcccctccctagctctataaatacatattgtctcatcacaattgtatactttttgataattagataaataaactgcttctgatttagagatctagggaggaagacttagttatagtattgcactatcgaattgcGGTAATTATTATAGATCAATTTGGTACACATATACTTAATTATCATATATTGTTATCGTGttctatattatatacaaatagatcttgaatttattgttaatttatctaacatgtggtatcagattgtcttttgtatatgatttagaacctataatttgtatatgttaattatcaatagttaaatattaatttcgTAATAAATTAATGAGAAAATTTTCGTTATtgaatcttaaaactttaggattttatttgtgactaaaatataacatttagacacgagttgtcactaatttagttttagtcacaacaaatattgtgaataaaaatacatttagtcacaacaaattgtaatttttgtaactaatacaTTTAACCacggactttttagtcacaacataggaatactaatttataattagtcacaacttttttacttttactcACAAATTTTGCtgtgattaaaaataagaatttttgtatcattcacataataatatatttgtcacattttaatttatattatattagtaCACATATTAagcatttttttatttatatatacatctaATTGATTATTTTGAACTTTATCTTCCacatcataaattatttaaaaaaaaattaaaaatttgtcGAAAAtactgtaaaaaaaataatgtatccactgaaaaagtatttaataaatatacttttgttcatgttttttctttttaatttttgagccaacaatacaaattaagaTATTAGATTGTAAGGAATAAAACAGACAAGATTTTTGAGCCAAAGTAGACGAGGTCGGCCGTAACaataaacaacaacaacaacaacaaaaagatAAGCAAATAACCAAGACGGCCGGGGCTTATTCCTAAGCTGTGAATTAACACCACTAGCTAATCCACTTCAACTGTGAATTTGAACTACGTTTTCTTATAGATTTCAATAATCAAAAatctatcatatatataatattatggcTTGTCTAAAACTTTGGGAATCGATATCAACTTCAGAAAACTGATCAAAGACCTTATATAATTAATTCGAGTGAAAGGGACAGTTTTAATTTATCTTGTCATGGGTGGCGGAGTCATTGGAGCTCCCATACTTACTCCACGTCGTTGTCTGTCCATGTTCGCCTCCCAACCTTAAATCAAATACaaatatttttacattataattaattattcaaattattaatcaatgaaaattaattgtaataatatatcatcacttacatatatatatataattaaatcaaTATAATCCTGcttgttaaagaaatattaattaatttataagttAACAACCATTCAAAGTTGAAATTTGCATATAATTGAAACATATATGATTAGTTAGCTAATAAAGCTTCAATAATATGTACGTATAATGTACGTACTACTGCGTATTGTTGACTCAGTCACAGTGTCAGTATTCGTCGCCTAGCTACTTATTAGTGATGaccaaatattaatattattaaaaggaAAACCATCCAAAGTAAACACCAATATCTAtagaaatttttatatatatatatatattgctatgtatataaagaaatgacaaattaattaagaaaggTGAATTAACAACGGTTACGTCAGaccaaaaaataaaagaggatatAATTTGTGTGTTGAACACATCAACTATCGTCTGATCATCTCAAGTTGacacatttattttcttttaaaattaattcatagTAAAACATGTAACTATCACAATCCCTTACTGCCAAGCTAGCTAGCTACGTATACCAATTGCAATCTTATCCTCCACAcacacatgtatatatatatctttatatattaaaagtgtctatctaacggcatttcttggtttaacagaatatactttaaaaataaaaaaatgtttgatctcccgttaactttcaaaaatatataaataattaaacccaaaaattaaacaatctttttttaaacgtttaaaacaaataattcaatttaaaaaattaaataatctttttttaaattaaaaaaaatcatcctagccacatatctctctaacataacAAACCGTATATCTCAatgtttcatattttttttattagttaaacgttaacaaataaataaaaaattaacaaatattaatattgttacaCATTAGGCTtacacgatttttttttaaacccaaaaaattaaataatttttttttaaacgtttaaacccaataattaaacccaaaaaattaaaccatctttttttaaattaaaaaaaactacaccAATACCCACCCTAAATTagaatcatcaatataaaatttaaactctatataaaaaaaaatcttttataACGTAAAACATTTGAATAACAATGTGTATATTATAGATTTATATACACAATTATGACATTCTTaacaattagttttataaaacatatcgtttataacataatttacaattagtcactaaattcttaaacaaaaacccctagaacttaaaataaaactaatatttacgtggctcaCCACGTAACTCtcttctagtatatatataaattataaataaacatagtTGGAGAGCATATGCAGAATATGATATACCTATTCCCATGTCGAAGCCACGATTGTTGAGCTCCCTATACTCTTGACAAAGAGCACAAGTCTCGCAGCAGAAGTGAACAAGGCAATCGGAGCAAGGCTCCTCTTCCAAGTCATATTGAACTCTCAACCTCGAACGATACAAGCACGAGTACAAACACCCTAGCCCACTCATACTAACTACTCCATAAAGTAACGCATTTTCTACACAACCTGCTTAATTAAAcacatacatatttatatatataaataaaataaaaaaatcaaaaatgaaAACTTACTTGTGGAACCTCTATTCACAATCTCAGCAATCTGTCCAAATGTGATGCAAGGGCAGAAGCAAGTAATCacaccttaaatttaaataatatacaaattatTAATCATATACATAATcacaatattatattaataggaTCAAATGataaattttgtgttaaaaaaaggttagtgtatatatattatatttgtatttaaatttgatttttgatatttatttaaaaaaatttaaaaatgaatgaaatgcatattatattataaatataatttatatataacacatgtaaaatatataaaagaaaaaaattaagttataattaatttcttcaagTTGCAAAAATAGATAAGGGCTTAAATAGTTATAGCTTACAATTTGCAGGATCATCAAAACAATAGGACAGACGTGTAGTCCATCCTGTCCGATCATCCGCGGCGGCGGGTGTGATCGGAAACTGCATGGCGGGTAAACATGGGCTCGGAAATCCTGAAGCTGCAATTGATGTAGCTGTTGGATTTCCACAaccttgatgatcaccacctcCATAGATCTTTGAATCAACAGCCAGTACTTGTGGTGCAGAGtacattataatatataaaagttTTGGACAACAAATTGAGCCTAGAGAGGTTTCTTTTGATGAGAAGTTAGTTATAATcagtaatatataaatatgaagcTATATATAGCTAAATATTTATCATGGATATGTACTTCTTAGTGTGTATAGATTATAATTGGCGAGtgtcattaattaattttcgatgGAAACATTCtaaaagttgttatagaaatgGTAACATTTGTGTTTAGTAATTTTTGGATGTGAcactattagtataattaaatattaaaaatgaggtttcatataatttaaaaaattagtgttttaaagaatatcactaattaattataaagcgTCATTTATAGAAGATGCTAAACACTACTGATCAATGCTCATAAATATAAGAGAATTGCTATATTAGGCACCAGTACGTAGTGCCTACTGCCCATCACTTTTTATAGGTAGAGTTTCAtaattggttagcgatatttcttaaaatttatttttttaaaattatataagatCAGATAGTTAATTACATCAATAACAATATAACATTAAGAAAAGTGCTAGAGAaccaattagtatttttttagcaATTCTCTAAATATAATTGATATGAGCAATGAAGTTTTTTTATTGACCATGCCTGCATgtaccagaaaaaaaaaatatattaatagttGACTTGTTTAATTAATTAGCCATATggtgaaaaattcaaaccgaaccccatgatatatatatatatataataaagtaaATAAGAATCCATTAAATTACTTTTAACTTAATTTTCCTATATGTTTTAATACTATTATATGCATCagtagttatgtatatatagacttTCTCTTCTTTTGGATGATACTTCGTGGTTTCCTAGTGGAAATTGTTGAGAAAATAATGGAAAGATCGATGTTGAAGTCTCTACTGTTCTTGACTTTGatgatttttattcatttatttttatcgATATACATTGATTAATCTAGTAATAAGTAATTATAGTATGTATATCATTGCCTATTACTTTCACTATCATTACAATATTTCTCTAGTGGCTATGTGTCCACATAATCAACCATATTCCACTACCtacaaattattataaattaattttggcattAAAGCAATTCCAACagtttttttattacattttttaaaacatatcactaaaattttactttttttaatttacaacacATTTTTACATACATCATACATCATATATcaatttctttaaaatatatcaccaaaattctttttaaaatttttattatattttattcatttcaaatataaaaaaatattaatatatacacatatatttccatacaaaaataattattaaacttaaaataattaaaaatatatatatatttagagcaataaataatattctatAAATATGAAAcataaataatgtattttaaagaaactttaaaataaagaaagaatttaGAACATCTGTTGTAGCGTATTTTTAGTGCaattctttaaaaataattaagtctcTATTTTAGAGAAGCTAATGTGTGTGTGCTATAAAAGATATATGTTTGCTTCATATGCATCGagtgcgtcataatattttcaactaaCCACTTGAAAATCACTCATCATAACTTTGGCTAAAACTccatcttttttaaatattttttattctagAATAAGCTTTATAGTATTATAAACATTCAACTCTTTTAAGAAAACTCAACAAACAACTTAATTTAGCTCTGTACCACTTTGTTAAGCATcactatattttaatataacctaattacttttataataatgaaaataattatatCTCTAGGGGTATTCATTGGACCACATTTAATGTGTTTAGGCCTATCCAAATTCCatctaattatatattggatattaaattttactatCCAATCTGATTCAATTAATTTCAATCATCCAATCGATCTAACATATAAAtctattagtttaatttgggtTTACCCAATATTTTTAAGGGGAAATTAAACTGTATACCCATTTTATATTACTAACTctcatttttaccctcttttttaaaatcttttatttctaccttttttttcaaacactATACCAATCTTATCCTTGTCATTACACGATACTCTATCCCCCTCTAATAAACAGGCTGTTGGATTTTTTGGTGTGATTAAATGTTTTTGAAAGAAAAGGAAAGATAaactattttataaaaattaatttaaagatGAATGGAACCATTTTCACTAAACAAGAGTAACTACAATGATCACAAGAGTATGTATGACCACAAAATTGGTGGATATATATAGAAGAGTacttaattaaaacttttatgaatGCAGTGATAAATAAAAGAAGTCATCTCATAATGATGAACGAGCCCAGATTTCTTACACCATTTTATAATTTCTATTAGTTATTTCAACAAACACTTAAAAAACATTATATTTTCATAAAATGATCAAACCGAATACACACAAACTTATACATATGAACATAGGTCTTACAAACAAGAATATAATAGAAGATTAAAAGAGGGAGAAACAagatctagaaaaaaaaaactaatactaATTCAGAATGGAAAGAGAAAGTTACATACCTTCAAATAGCTAAGGACGTTGGCTTTAGCGGTTGCGGTTGCAAAGGTGTAGTGTTTTTTACGGTGGTGGTGGAGGCTGAGGGACGCTGAAGATGCCAGAGGATGCTGATCGACGATGGCTATGGCAGACTGCAGATTGCGTGCGTTTAGTTGCTAGGGTGGAATTCAAGTGGCTGCATTGAAGAATTTGATAGATATGTGAGGGTATATTGGGTAATTCAATTATAAAAGAAGGTATGTTTTAACTAAATTTATTTTGCAGGTATTTTTAGTTAATGTGTTATTAAAACGGGCACTTATCAACTTATCCCtatttttaatctattatttttgaattagatCGGATTCATCTAAAattttaggtccaatatgtattggattggattggatccatccaataaaaaaaagtaaaattttaaagttaattttttttatatataaattttacgtataacaatataaaatataattactcatccaaactaaatgaaaatactaattagttcgattgaATATATGTTGGATGTACTGAATTTTTAGACAATCCATTCACCATCCGATCTAAttcaatttgatatttaataataaCATACAATCCGATTCGATCACAATTAAATATCCAGTATTTAATGAtcggttgtaattggatcggtcAATTCTTATTGGATTAGATCGATTTAAAACTTAAATACTTTATTTGACCCACATACACTTTTAAGGGTACTTTATTTGTATTCACTTTTAAAACTTAATGTTTTTGATACATAATGAAACACACTTGTTATAATGGCTCATAATTATTAGTAGGATAACGTAATAGCTAAGTTTCATATGGCTTGAATGACTATAAGACAATCTGTTTTGATCTCCACTTTGCGTCATAGTTGGTACTTAATCCAACTTAGTGCTACGCGTATTCTAATGgcttctacaatttttagaaGGACACTTCCTCTAATACAAGAAACTCTAGCTTCCTCTAAAAACCAGCATGATTTTGGGTGACAAAAGCATAACTGAAACAGTTGGAATGTACAAAGAAAGCGTCATCAGTATTCATCTTAATCGTATCAAAGCTTAGAGTTTTCTAGTGCTCAGCTCCATCCTCTGGGATCAACAAACCTAAGGATGTATCTTGTGATTTGTCTTGAGCATATtgctatttattaattaaggacAATCTTTACTAACACTACTACCTCAGTAACATCTTTGTTTTTTGATTCCAaactgtaaagtccttttttggcaagttaggtgacaaaataatttttcctttttatggtaagattgctatgcattcattttcgaaatcttacctcttttattcggtttttagttgccattttccttgtttggaaagttgcactttcagctgaactttcctttgttgaaaacttctcaaaagagaaggaattctcttttggaaagttgtccttttaagggaaactttgattattgccttttccttattaatttcgattgtatcttgatacaatcagaatatctaatctgtttttggcaggaatcaagctttgaaagaagatcggacccgattttagtaagtttcccgtttctgggcagatctgcttcgtcagcaaccgaatctgatgtagcagatcgtgtttgtttttggaaagtctttgtacagctgctaattcgatcttgtggttgcctctttggtttctatgatctataaatagagcctagagagcaaccattcgaattacctcttccattattcattttttgtatttatcttttgtgagaagagagtgtttctttgttttgtgagagcctagttgttcacctaggttctagttgttctatttctgttcttactctatcctagaggttgtgaagaactacttgactgaacaagagattggtcttcgggagaagacttgataaagccttacttcgggaggaagtaagcacttggtcttcgggagaagacttgctaaagccttacttcgggaggaagtaagcactcacacttcaaagacgaagggagttcgggcttgaaggtgtttcaagaagtcagattcataaagtggattacaaaggattgcggcaatactttagagggagtctaaacttgtttaagtcaattgtctttgtaattttgatactttattaattgatttcattctctgggcgtggccccgtggactaggagtgttcgtgagaacactgataccacgtataaatctcttgtgtcaagttatttatttttctgcaaatattttatattctgcctgttcagttttgctgtagcagaattactttctgctgctgcaaacgcttacagtttttatattttcttatatacaactgacatttgcaaaaacacggtttttcatttggtatcagagcgggacactaaactcttagtgtggtcctataacgtttttgttagaatgtcattttttgcagaaggaagttctatttctagaccaccattgcttaatgactctaactatccttactggaaagttagaatgagagccttcatcaaatctcaagatgagaaggcgtggagaatggttctatcaggttggtctcctccagttgagacagattcttcaggtaatactattataaaatctgaactggaatggtctattgaagatgataaactatctgcctacaatagcaaagccttgcatgctatctttaatggtgtaggtgagggttacattaaacttatatcatcttgtgtttctgctaaggaagcttgggagattcttcaaactcagtttgaaggaacttctgatgtgaaaagatctagatttatcatgcttcaaactaaatttgatgaacttagaatgtctgataatgaaactttaactgaattctatgaaaaattatctgacattgctaatgaatattttgctcttggagaaaagcttgatgactctgttcttgtgagaaaaattgttagagttcttccagaaaggtttgatacgaaacttttggcaatggaggaagctaaagattttagcactatgaaagtggaagaattgatgggttccttacgtacttttgaattaaatcaacagattaaacaaaaggacaaacccaaatccattgctgataaaggtaaaagtattgctttgaaagttgctgataatgaaaattctgatagtgaatgtgatgatgagattgctttattaactaagaattttcagaaatatatgaaaaagatgggaaataaaaagaatatttcgaaaggttcaaaaggtaatactttcattaaaccttctgtctctaacaaaaagggaattcagtgcagggaatgtgaaggttttgggcatattcaatctgagtgtgcaaacactttgaaaaagaataagaaaagtttcaatgtcacttggagtgatgatgaaaccgaaagtgatgaagatattactgaaaatgttgccctaacctctgttatgactaatgtgttgtgtgattcacaggtgaaagatagattggtatgtctgaataataccaccaaacaagaggaatcagattcagatgagtctgaaatctgtgaagaatctcttgctgaatcatacaaagtcatgtatgaaaaatggattcaggttgcttctgaaaatagagagttgaataaattgaataaaaaattgtctcatcagattgaaatgtgtgagttgaaaataaaagaatatgagacaagtgtttgtgataaagatgaaaaaatctctctattgaagaaggaacttgaaaactttaagaaaaatgttcaaatgcttaatcctggatcttctatttttgaaaaagctcagaatgcaggtcagagaggttttgcaggccttggttctaatggaatggaaagttctggagtcacgaagtttgtaaaatctagtgttccaacgaatcaccgtgaggctacaaactctgccgtaacagtttcacagcctgtggcagcaagaacagcttctgatgctgcaaaatctccaggattttcgaaaaaggtaaaatctcaggtaaaaagatttgttcccatttgtcatttttgtggtagaaaaggacatatcagacctaaatgtttcacattaaacaacctgtttaaaacaaattattttgataatttgaaaaaatctcaaaagaaacataaaggtttgaaacaaatatgggtgaaaaagaagtgtctacCGGTTTTTCCGATAAACCGtcgcatctcaaatgtggtattttgacagtggttgctctagacatatgacaggtgacaaggattttttgactaacattcggcctatgcaatgtggagaagtcacttttggtaatggct
This window harbors:
- the LOC115718625 gene encoding cell number regulator 1, giving the protein MYSAPQVLAVDSKIYGGGDHQGCGNPTATSIAASGFPSPCLPAMQFPITPAAADDRTGWTTRLSYCFDDPANCVITCFCPCITFGQIAEIVNRGSTSCVENALLYGVVSMSGLGCLYSCLYRSRLRVQYDLEEEPCSDCLVHFCCETCALCQEYRELNNRGFDMGIGWEANMDRQRRGVSMGAPMTPPPMTR